One Phaseolus vulgaris cultivar G19833 chromosome 2, P. vulgaris v2.0, whole genome shotgun sequence DNA window includes the following coding sequences:
- the LOC137811464 gene encoding hydroxyproline O-galactosyltransferase HPGT1-like isoform X2, with translation MRSRGSQNRLSGDSFESRFSALVLAMIATMATIYVAARLFQEAESRACLIEELEKRIGLGQSAVSIDDTLKVTACREQSKKLSVLETELAAARQEGFVPKQFPGNNKKHPTKKVLLVVGVMTTFGRRKNRDAIRIAMRDLVDKKGIIVRFVIGRSENGGDSLDKEIETESSHTNDFVILDNQVEAPEEKAKKIKSFFIYAVGKWDAEFYAKFNDDVYVNLDSLGGVLASNSDKPRVYIGCMKSGNVFSEQTHKWYEPDWWKFGDGKSYFRHASGQVYVISKSLAQFISINSFMLRTYVDDDVSIGSWFIGLDVQHIDETKLCCSSWSPGAICVAV, from the exons ATGCGTAGCCGGGGATCGCAAAACCGGCTATCTGGTGACTCTTTTGAATCACGCTTTTCTGCTCTCGTGCTAGCTATGATTGCTACCATGGCTACCATTTACGTTGCCGCCAG GCTATTTCAGGAGGCGGAAAGTAGGGCTTGTTTAATTGAAGAGCTTGAAAAAAGAATTGGTCTG GGTCAATCTGCCGTTTCTATTGATGATACACTGAAAGTTACAGCCTGCAG GGAACAAAGTAAGAAGTTGTCTGTCCTTGAGACCGAACTAGCTGCGGCTAGACAGGAAGGTTTTGTTCCAAAGCAGTTTCCAGGAAATAATAAGAAGCATCCTACAAAGAAAGTACTTTTAGTAGTTGGAGTGATGACAACCTTTGGCCGGAGAAAAAACCGAGATGCAATCC GTATAGCTATGAGAGATCTGGTTGATAAGAAAGGCATCATTGTGCGATTTGTAATAGGAAGAAG TGAAAACGGTGGAGACAGTTTGGACAAAGAAATTGAAACAGAAAGCAGTCACACCAATGACTTCGTCATTCTT GATAATCAAGTGGAAGCCCCTGAAGAAAAAGcaaaaaagataaaatcatTCTTCATTTATGCAGTAGGCAAATGGGATGCTGAATTTTATGCTAAGTTCAATGATGATGTCTATGTTAATCTTG ATTCCCTTGGAGGAGTGCTAGCTTCTAACTCGGACAAGCCCCGTGTGTATATTGGTTGCATGAAATCAGGCAATGTTTTCTCTGAGCA GACACATAAATGGTATGAGCCAGACTGGTGGAAATTTGGGGATGGGAAATC ATACTTTAGACATGCTTCAGGCCAGGTCTATGTCATTTCAAAATCATTGGCTCAGTTTATTTCAATAAACAG TTTTATGCTCCGCACATATGTAGACGATGATGTAAGCATTGGGTCTTGGTTTATTGGGCTTGATGTACAGCACATTGATGAAACAAAACTTTGCTGCTCCTCCTGGTCCCCAG GGGCAATTTGTGTAGCAGTATGA
- the LOC137811464 gene encoding hydroxyproline O-galactosyltransferase HPGT1-like isoform X1, which yields MRSRGSQNRLSGDSFESRFSALVLAMIATMATIYVAARLFQEAESRACLIEELEKRIGLGQSAVSIDDTLKVTACREQSKKLSVLETELAAARQEGFVPKQFPGNNKKHPTKKVLLVVGVMTTFGRRKNRDAIRKAWMPAGIAMRDLVDKKGIIVRFVIGRSENGGDSLDKEIETESSHTNDFVILDNQVEAPEEKAKKIKSFFIYAVGKWDAEFYAKFNDDVYVNLDSLGGVLASNSDKPRVYIGCMKSGNVFSEQTHKWYEPDWWKFGDGKSYFRHASGQVYVISKSLAQFISINSFMLRTYVDDDVSIGSWFIGLDVQHIDETKLCCSSWSPGAICVAV from the exons ATGCGTAGCCGGGGATCGCAAAACCGGCTATCTGGTGACTCTTTTGAATCACGCTTTTCTGCTCTCGTGCTAGCTATGATTGCTACCATGGCTACCATTTACGTTGCCGCCAG GCTATTTCAGGAGGCGGAAAGTAGGGCTTGTTTAATTGAAGAGCTTGAAAAAAGAATTGGTCTG GGTCAATCTGCCGTTTCTATTGATGATACACTGAAAGTTACAGCCTGCAG GGAACAAAGTAAGAAGTTGTCTGTCCTTGAGACCGAACTAGCTGCGGCTAGACAGGAAGGTTTTGTTCCAAAGCAGTTTCCAGGAAATAATAAGAAGCATCCTACAAAGAAAGTACTTTTAGTAGTTGGAGTGATGACAACCTTTGGCCGGAGAAAAAACCGAGATGCAATCCGTAAGGCTTGGATGCCAGCTG GTATAGCTATGAGAGATCTGGTTGATAAGAAAGGCATCATTGTGCGATTTGTAATAGGAAGAAG TGAAAACGGTGGAGACAGTTTGGACAAAGAAATTGAAACAGAAAGCAGTCACACCAATGACTTCGTCATTCTT GATAATCAAGTGGAAGCCCCTGAAGAAAAAGcaaaaaagataaaatcatTCTTCATTTATGCAGTAGGCAAATGGGATGCTGAATTTTATGCTAAGTTCAATGATGATGTCTATGTTAATCTTG ATTCCCTTGGAGGAGTGCTAGCTTCTAACTCGGACAAGCCCCGTGTGTATATTGGTTGCATGAAATCAGGCAATGTTTTCTCTGAGCA GACACATAAATGGTATGAGCCAGACTGGTGGAAATTTGGGGATGGGAAATC ATACTTTAGACATGCTTCAGGCCAGGTCTATGTCATTTCAAAATCATTGGCTCAGTTTATTTCAATAAACAG TTTTATGCTCCGCACATATGTAGACGATGATGTAAGCATTGGGTCTTGGTTTATTGGGCTTGATGTACAGCACATTGATGAAACAAAACTTTGCTGCTCCTCCTGGTCCCCAG GGGCAATTTGTGTAGCAGTATGA